A genomic region of Danio aesculapii chromosome 21, fDanAes4.1, whole genome shotgun sequence contains the following coding sequences:
- the ppp2cab gene encoding serine/threonine-protein phosphatase 2A catalytic subunit alpha isoform: protein MEEKALAKELDQWIEQLNECKQLSETQVKTLCEKAKEILTKESNVQEVRCPVTVCGDVHGQFHDLMELFRIGGKSPDTNYLFMGDYVDRGYYSVETVSLLVALKVRYRERVTILRGNHESRQITQVYGFYDECLRKYGNANVWKFFTDLFDYLPLTALVDGQIFCLHGGLSPSIDTLDHIRALDRLQEVPHEGPMCDLLWSDPDDRGGWGISPRGAGYTFGQDISETFNHANGLTLVSRAHQLVMEGYNWCHDRNVVTIFSAPNYCYRCGNQAAIMELDDTLKYSFLQFDPAPRRGEPHVTRRTPDYFL, encoded by the exons aTGGAGGAAAAGGCGTTAGCGAAGGAGCTGGACCAGTGGATCGAGCAGCTCAACGAGTGCAAACAGCTGTCAGAAACTCAAGTTAAAACCCTCTGTGAAAAG GCTAAAGAGATCCTGACGAAGGAGTCGAATGTGCAGGAGGTGCGGTGTCCGGTCACCGTGTGCGGAGATGTTCATGGCCAGTTTCATGACCTGATGGAGCTCTTCAGAATCGGAGGAAAGTCTCCAGACACAAACTACCTGTTCATGGGAGATTATGTGGACCGAGGCTATTACTCTGTGGAAACCGTCTCGCTGCTCGTCGCTCTCAAA GTGAGATACCGTGAACGTGTCACAATACTCAGAGGAAACCACGAAAGCAGACAGATCACACAAGTGTACGGCTTTTATGACGAGTGCTTACGGAAATACGGCAATGCAAACGTGTGGAAATTCTTCACAGACCTCTTCGATTACCTTCCCCTCACTGCCCTGGTAGATGGACAG ATATTCTGTCTTCATGGAGGATTGTCGCCATCCATAGACACTCTGGATCACATCCGAGCGCTGGATCGTTTACAGGAAGTTCCTCATGAG GGCCCCATGTGTGATTTACTGTGGTCAGACCCGGATGACCGCGGCGGATGGGGCATTTCTCCTCGAGGTGCAGGATACACCTTTGGCCAGGACATTTCTGAGACCTTCAACCATGCCAACGGCCTGACGCTGGTGTCCAGAGCTCATCAGCTGGTGATGGAG GGTTACAACTGGTGCCATGATCGTAATGTGGTGACAATCTTCAGCGCACCGAACTACTGCTACCGCTGCGGCAATCAGGCGGCCATCATGGAGCTGGACGACACGCTCAAGTACTCTTT ccTGCAGTTCGACCCAGCGCCGCGCAGAGGAGAGCCACACGTCACCCGCCGCACGCCCGACTACTTCCTGTGA